The proteins below are encoded in one region of Solenopsis invicta isolate M01_SB chromosome 8, UNIL_Sinv_3.0, whole genome shotgun sequence:
- the LOC105198476 gene encoding zinc finger protein ZPR1: MAAAGRRMENEKNQPVFCELSASDLEPEITEIESLCVECGKNGITRLLLTKIPHYKDIVLISFECEHCGYQNNEIQSGGKIAEKGIKITLQVATLQDLNRQIVKSDYTSIHIPHLDFEIPSQSQKGEVTTVEGIIDRSIRALEQDQSRRREEFPDTAIEIDLFISKLHALKILEEPFTIIFQDISGNSHVENPKAPIKDSQCTITYFKRTEEQNHMLGIYSDNEDVLLKPIREGEYPLEQIEGEVLSFPTNCPDCNSPCETNMKLTNIPHFKEVVIMATLCESCGHRTNEVKSGGGIEPQGVRIEVTVTGREDFSRDLLKSETCDMEIPELELEVGPTILGGRFTTVEGIIMAMKEQLSSSTAFTGDSTDSETVNRMNTFIAQLEDVLDGQRKVTLILDDPAGNSYVQSLSDNGPDDKLKITKYERNFEQNEELGLNDIKVENY; encoded by the exons ATGGCAGCCGCTGGAAGACGTAtggaaaatgagaaaaatcaaCCGGTCTTTTGCGAGCTGTCGGCTAGTGATCTGGAGCCGGAGATTACGGAAATCGAGAGTCTATGCGTGGAGTGCGGCAAGAAC GGGATTACCCGACTGTTGTTGACGAAAATTCCACACTACAAGGATATAGTGCTTATATCCTTTGAGTGCGAACACTGTGGTTATCAAAATAACGAAATACAAAGCGGTGGAAAGATAGCGGAAAAGGGGATCAAAATAACATTGCAAGTGGCAACGTTGCAAGATCTGAATCGCCAAATAGTTAAATCCGATTACACCAGTATTCACATACCCCACTTGGATTTTGAAATTCCTTCGCAGTCTCAAAAAGGAGAAGTTACGACTGTGGAAGGAATAATCGACAGAAGCATTAGAGCATTGGAACAAGATCAGTCCAGGCGTCGGGAAGAATTTCCAGATACTGCAATTGAGATAGACCTATTTATCAGCAAATTACATGCACTGAAGATATTAGAAGAACCATTTACTATTATCTTTCAAGATATTTCAGGAAACAGTCATGTGGAGAATCCAAAAGCACCTATCAAAGATAGTCAGTGTACTATAACATATTTCAAAAGGACGGAAGAACAGAATCATATGTTAGGGATTTATTCTGACAATGAAGATGTCTTACTCAAACCAATACGAGAAGGAGAGTATCCTTTGGAACAAATTGAGGGTGAAGTACTATCCTTTCCTACTAATTGTCCAGACTGCAACAGTCCTTGTGAGACGAACATGAAATTGACAA acaTACCACACTTCAAAGAGGTTGTTATAATGGCGACATTATGCGAGTCTTGTGGTCACAGAACTAATGAGGTGAAGAGCGGCGGTGGGATTGAACCTCAAGGAGTTAGAATCGAAGTGACAGTAACAGGTAGAGAAGACTTCAGTCGTGATCTACTAAAATCAGAAACCTGTGACATGGAGATACCCGAGTTAGAATTGGAAGTTGGTCCAACCATTTTGGGCGGCCGATTCACGACCGTCGAAGGAATCATAATGGCAATGAAAGAACAGTTGTCTTCTTCCACAGCTTTTACCGGAGATAGTACTGATTCCGAAACCGTGAATAGGATGAACACATTTATTGCACAGTTGGAAGACGTTTTAGATGGTCAGAGAAAAGTGACTTTGATTTTAGATGATCCAGCTGGGAATAGCTATGTGCAAAGTCTATCCGACAATGGACctgatgataaattaaaaattacgaagtATGAAAGAAATTTTGAGCAAAATGAAGAGCTCGGTCTTAATGATATAAAAGTCGAAAATTATTAG
- the LOC105198475 gene encoding dynein light chain 1, axonemal-like produces the protein MDICLLLKIKAKATTCKEAIQKWEEKTGLIASEQKEMILSFQWPPIERMDNNLAALINVEKLSLSTNVIEKISGINSLKYLRILSLSRNNIKTFSGLEAIGDHLEELWISYNLIEKIKGVNALKALKVLYMGNNLVKDWAEFNRLQEIPNLQDLLFINNPICENMDAESWRAQVIRRLPTLTKLDAIPIVYTMHSLIYLLRYFFISVSLSLSLFLRRFKSLKKEVYSPLLGTQAKIKLLKTINQIIINLNLCVKINIKFIFTRY, from the exons gCTAAAGCGACGACATGTAAAGAAGCCATTCAAAAATGGGAAGAAAAAACGGGATTGATCGCAAGCGAACaaaaagagatgattttatCCTTCCAATGGCCTCCAATCGAGAGAATGGATAACAATTTGGCAGCATTAATCAACGTCGA GAAATTGTCTTTATCGACAAATGTAATAGAAAAGATCAGTGGTATTAATTCCTTGAAATATTTGAGGATTTTGTCACTGAGcagaaacaatattaaaacgTTCTCGGGATTGGAGGCGATTGGAGATCATTTGGAGGAGTTGTGGATATCTTATAACTTGATCGAAAAGATCAAAGGTGTCAACGCTCTCAAAGCGCTCAAAGTCTTGTATATGGGCAACAATTTAGTAAAAGATTGGGCGGAATTTAATCGACTGCAAGAAATACCTAATCTTCAAGATTTGTTATTCATTAACAATCCTATATGTGAAAACATGGATGCGGAATCGTGGCGCGCGCAAGTCATAAGACGACTACCTACGTTGACGAAACTTGATGCAATACCGATTGTGTATACTATGCATTCtctaatatatcttttaagatatttttttatatctgtatctctctctctctctctctttctacgcCGCTTTAAGTCACTTAAAAAAGAAGTTTATTCTCCTCTTCTAGGCACGCAGGCGAAGATTAAACTATTAAAGACTATTAATCAGATAATTATCAATTTGAATTTGTGcgtcaaaattaatataaaatttatatttacaagataCTAG